A window from Microcoleus sp. FACHB-831 encodes these proteins:
- a CDS encoding esterase-like activity of phytase family protein, translating into MNRIKFRISSWLIASAIAALTFLTSCALPRVDAAQRTFLDISLEFLGEYQMPKAEYKDTPVGGLSGLTYDRQRNLFYAVSDDHSELAPARFYTLKLILNTPVEEKPSIQKVEVQDVTYLGDENGNTIPEGTVDTEAIALSPQQSVFISSEGIASKSIPPFVNEFDLKTGKLRQSLPIPKRYIPDAPGENQRLGIQNNFAFESLTLNPTGTIPAKGEPFRLFAATESALVQDKDPVTTPTKDSPKQQGAKCRLLHYLLSDGPPVLISEHVYQLEPRPSGSVYHGLTELLALDQGGHFLSLERSFGLLGFNARIFQAATGGATDTSSIASLKGNISSIQPVKKKLLLDLNQLGIALDNLEGMTLGPRLPDGSQSLLVVSDNNFDENQVTQFLLFRLNSNR; encoded by the coding sequence GTGAACCGGATAAAATTCAGGATTTCGTCTTGGCTGATAGCAAGCGCGATCGCTGCTTTAACGTTTTTAACATCCTGTGCGTTACCTCGGGTCGATGCCGCGCAAAGAACTTTTCTGGACATATCCTTAGAATTTTTGGGCGAGTACCAGATGCCCAAGGCGGAGTATAAAGATACACCCGTCGGAGGATTATCAGGGCTTACCTACGACCGACAGCGCAACCTGTTTTATGCTGTTTCGGATGACCATAGCGAGCTGGCTCCAGCGCGATTTTACACCCTGAAGCTGATTTTAAATACCCCTGTCGAAGAAAAACCCAGCATTCAGAAAGTAGAAGTACAAGATGTCACCTATTTGGGAGACGAAAATGGCAACACAATACCCGAGGGAACAGTAGATACAGAAGCGATCGCCCTCTCTCCCCAGCAATCAGTATTTATCTCCAGCGAAGGCATTGCCAGCAAAAGCATCCCCCCCTTCGTCAACGAGTTTGATTTAAAAACTGGTAAATTGCGACAAAGTTTGCCCATTCCAAAACGCTATATTCCCGATGCGCCTGGAGAAAACCAGCGTCTGGGCATTCAGAATAACTTTGCCTTTGAATCGCTCACCCTCAATCCTACAGGAACCATCCCAGCTAAAGGAGAACCCTTCCGCCTATTTGCCGCTACCGAGTCAGCCTTAGTACAAGACAAAGATCCAGTTACAACACCTACCAAAGACAGCCCTAAACAGCAAGGAGCAAAATGCCGCCTGCTGCACTATTTACTCAGCGATGGGCCACCCGTGCTGATTTCTGAGCATGTCTACCAACTCGAACCACGACCCTCTGGCTCGGTATATCATGGCTTGACAGAATTATTAGCTTTGGATCAAGGCGGCCACTTCCTCAGTTTAGAGCGCTCTTTTGGTCTCTTGGGTTTCAACGCGCGGATTTTCCAGGCTGCAACTGGTGGAGCAACCGACACCTCCAGCATTGCCAGCCTCAAAGGGAATATCAGCAGCATTCAGCCAGTTAAGAAAAAGTTGTTGTTGGACTTAAACCAATTAGGGATCGCCTTAGACAATCTAGAGGGAATGACACTTGGCCCTCGCTTGCCAGATGGTAGCCAGAGTTTGTTGGTCGTTAGCGATAATAATTTCGACGAAAATCAAGTGACTCAGTTTTTATTATTTCGCCTCAACAGCAACCGTTAA
- a CDS encoding PAS domain S-box protein, with amino-acid sequence MSVNEFAQNIEIVRVGAVPPCPPQHFSADRVAVLHQTADDLPIHQQKFLAIYEEELRVALEKLLTANEQLCQQNQQLLERTKALEENLTQYQDLFEFAPDAYLVTDAEGTIQQANRATARLFKVSQHFLVGKPLLSFVPEEERQTFNSHLNWMCRIDQVHEWELRLRQPEEGYFDAAVTVAATCEREDKAIALRWLLRDITERKRTEAIKTKVQVLESMVEGVNVSDENGIIFLTNPAFDAMFGYSQGELLGERVSVLNAHQNSRLIGEITSLLQAGGSWSGEIENRKKDGTPFITYGRISTLEISGKKYWVSVYEDITSRKLVEEALRESQRRLATLIDSLPGIAFSSSNDPEWSMRYLSEGCLNLTGYRSEELLENGVVSYNSILYPEDLSKVAIAINEAVANKQPYVVEYRIRTKSGGERWLWEKGRAVFDSNGRVLGREGFITDITEIKHAEQALREKEEFLQLILDNIPQFIFWKDKNSVYLGCNTNFARAAGLNSPEEIVGKTDYELAWKKEESDFFRECDARVMDTDTPEYHIIEPQFQADGKQAWVDTNKIPLHDSLGNVVGILGSYEDITERKHAEEALRQAEQKYHSIFENAVEGIFQTTVDGYFLTANPMLARIYGYDSPEELIASVTDIQHQLYVDRNRRDEFKRLVHEQGALWGFESQVYRKDGSLIWISENGHAIYDASDRLIGYEGAVEDITSRKAAEAMIQYQAFHDLLTGLPNRTLFNERVFTALTSARSSNSSLAVMFLDLDRFKIINDTLGHAIGDQLLQGVSERLKYCLREGDTFARWGGDEFTLLLPQINDAEDAAKIAQRILEALKPAFNLEGHELYISSSIGIALYPQDGGDVQTLLRNADAALYRAKEHGRNNYRFYLPSMNSQASELLALENQLHQALEREEFVVYYQPQVNVKTGEITGMEALVRWQHPELGLVAPGTFIPLAEANGLIVPIGEWVLRTACAQNKAWQDAGFPPVRVAVNLSARQFQQPTLVAMVGQVLAETGLEARFLELEITETTIMQNVEFARTMLSDLQAMGVHISMDDFGTGYSSLSYLKKFPFHTIKIDQSFIRELTSAPQDTAIISAVNTLGYGLNLRVVAEGVETHEQLQLLRSLQCDEMQGYLFSRSLSVVDATKVLQKYWLQASLIALNEENQERLGNAAALDLMFLLQPSKA; translated from the coding sequence ATGAGCGTAAACGAATTTGCCCAGAATATAGAAATCGTGCGCGTAGGGGCGGTGCCCCCGTGCCCGCCCCAGCACTTTAGCGCAGATCGCGTCGCTGTACTACATCAGACGGCTGATGATTTGCCGATTCATCAACAAAAGTTCCTCGCCATCTATGAAGAAGAGCTGCGCGTCGCCTTAGAAAAATTACTTACAGCCAACGAGCAGCTGTGCCAACAAAATCAGCAACTGCTTGAGCGTACCAAGGCATTAGAAGAAAACCTAACGCAATACCAAGATCTTTTTGAGTTTGCTCCAGACGCCTACCTAGTGACCGATGCAGAAGGTACGATCCAGCAAGCCAACCGCGCCACTGCAAGGCTGTTCAAGGTAAGCCAGCATTTCTTGGTGGGCAAACCCCTGCTTAGCTTCGTCCCTGAAGAAGAGCGGCAAACTTTTAATTCCCATCTAAACTGGATGTGCCGGATAGACCAAGTTCACGAGTGGGAATTGCGCCTGCGGCAACCAGAGGAAGGTTACTTTGATGCTGCCGTAACGGTTGCTGCTACGTGCGAACGAGAAGACAAAGCGATCGCCCTGCGCTGGCTCCTTCGCGACATTACGGAGCGCAAGCGAACTGAGGCGATAAAAACTAAGGTGCAAGTCCTAGAGAGCATGGTAGAAGGCGTCAACGTCTCTGACGAAAACGGGATAATTTTCCTCACCAATCCGGCATTTGATGCGATGTTTGGATACTCGCAAGGTGAGTTGCTCGGCGAGCGCGTATCGGTTCTAAATGCCCATCAAAATAGCCGACTTATAGGTGAAATAACGAGTTTGTTGCAGGCTGGGGGATCGTGGTCTGGGGAGATCGAAAACCGTAAGAAAGACGGCACCCCGTTCATAACCTATGGCCGTATAAGCACTTTAGAGATTTCCGGCAAAAAATATTGGGTTTCTGTCTACGAGGACATTACCTCGCGCAAGCTGGTAGAGGAGGCACTGCGGGAAAGCCAGCGTCGGCTAGCCACCTTGATTGATTCACTTCCTGGTATTGCTTTTTCCTCTTCAAACGATCCTGAATGGTCGATGCGATACCTGAGCGAAGGCTGCCTTAACTTAACGGGGTATAGAAGCGAAGAACTATTAGAAAATGGAGTAGTTTCGTATAATTCCATCCTCTATCCTGAAGATTTATCAAAAGTAGCGATCGCAATTAATGAAGCAGTCGCCAACAAGCAACCTTATGTTGTTGAATATCGCATTCGTACCAAATCAGGCGGGGAAAGATGGCTCTGGGAAAAAGGCAGGGCAGTATTTGACAGCAATGGCAGGGTGCTTGGCCGCGAGGGTTTCATCACTGATATCACCGAGATTAAGCACGCCGAACAAGCCCTGCGAGAGAAGGAAGAATTTCTCCAACTAATTCTCGACAACATCCCTCAATTTATCTTTTGGAAAGACAAAAACTCAGTCTATCTTGGTTGCAATACCAACTTCGCACGAGCCGCTGGCCTTAACAGTCCAGAGGAGATTGTTGGCAAGACAGACTACGAATTGGCCTGGAAAAAAGAGGAGTCAGACTTCTTCCGCGAGTGCGATGCCCGCGTCATGGATACGGACACGCCGGAATATCATATTATCGAACCCCAATTCCAGGCGGATGGCAAACAGGCTTGGGTGGATACCAACAAGATTCCACTCCACGATTCTTTAGGGAATGTCGTGGGCATTCTCGGCAGCTACGAAGATATTACCGAGCGCAAGCACGCAGAGGAAGCATTACGACAGGCTGAACAGAAGTATCACAGCATTTTTGAAAATGCTGTCGAGGGTATTTTCCAAACCACAGTTGATGGTTATTTCCTGACAGCAAACCCGATGTTGGCGCGGATATATGGCTATGATTCACCCGAAGAGCTAATAGCAAGTGTCACTGATATCCAGCATCAATTGTACGTTGACAGAAATCGCCGTGATGAATTCAAGCGTCTGGTCCACGAGCAGGGTGCTTTATGGGGATTCGAGTCGCAAGTGTATCGCAAAGACGGTTCTTTAATCTGGATTTCTGAGAACGGTCACGCTATTTATGATGCAAGCGATCGCTTAATAGGATACGAAGGAGCCGTAGAAGATATCACCTCGCGCAAAGCTGCTGAAGCAATGATTCAGTATCAAGCTTTTCACGACCTCCTCACTGGTCTGCCCAACCGCACTCTCTTCAACGAGCGGGTCTTCACGGCACTGACAAGCGCACGTTCTAGCAACAGCAGTTTGGCTGTCATGTTTCTAGACCTAGATCGCTTCAAGATTATCAACGATACCCTTGGTCACGCCATTGGCGATCAATTATTGCAAGGTGTTAGCGAAAGATTAAAATACTGTTTGCGCGAAGGCGATACTTTTGCCCGTTGGGGAGGTGATGAATTCACCCTTCTACTCCCTCAAATTAATGATGCAGAAGATGCTGCCAAAATTGCCCAACGAATTCTTGAAGCCCTCAAGCCAGCTTTTAATCTAGAGGGTCACGAACTTTATATCAGCAGCAGCATCGGAATTGCCCTCTATCCCCAAGATGGCGGGGATGTTCAAACCCTATTAAGAAATGCTGATGCTGCGTTATACCGCGCTAAGGAACATGGCCGGAATAACTATCGTTTTTACCTCCCATCGATGAACTCACAGGCTTCGGAATTGTTGGCGCTGGAGAATCAACTGCACCAAGCTCTGGAGCGTGAAGAATTTGTGGTTTATTACCAGCCCCAGGTGAACGTCAAAACTGGCGAGATCACCGGGATGGAGGCTCTAGTGCGCTGGCAGCACCCCGAGTTGGGACTCGTTGCTCCCGGAACATTTATACCCCTAGCTGAGGCCAACGGACTAATCGTACCCATTGGCGAGTGGGTGTTGCGGACTGCCTGTGCCCAAAATAAAGCTTGGCAGGATGCAGGCTTCCCACCAGTGCGGGTGGCAGTCAACCTCTCGGCTCGGCAGTTTCAGCAGCCTACTCTGGTGGCAATGGTAGGGCAGGTGTTGGCAGAAACTGGGCTGGAGGCTCGCTTTCTGGAGTTGGAAATTACTGAAACTACGATAATGCAGAATGTGGAGTTTGCCCGTACCATGCTAAGCGATTTGCAGGCGATGGGCGTTCACATCTCTATGGATGATTTTGGAACGGGCTATTCTTCTCTTAGTTATCTGAAAAAATTTCCGTTCCATACAATCAAAATCGATCAATCTTTTATTCGCGAATTGACATCCGCTCCGCAGGATACAGCTATAATCTCTGCTGTCAATACGCTAGGGTATGGCCTCAATCTTAGAGTTGTTGCAGAGGGTGTAGAAACTCACGAGCAACTGCAATTATTGCGAAGTCTCCAATGCGACGAGATGCAGGGTTACTTGTTCAGCCGCTCTTTATCTGTTGTAGATGCAACCAAAGTTCTCCAGAAATATTGGCTGCAAGCATCGCTGATAGCTCTGAATGAGGAAAATCAAGAAAGATTGGGTAATGCAGCTGCTTTAGATTTAATGTTTTTGCTTCAACCAAGTAAGGCCTAG
- a CDS encoding ADP-ribosylglycohydrolase family protein has product MNPVERMQLSLTGLSVADALGQTFFGAGAGLESRIEQRLIPPAPWQYTDDTEMALSIVETLYCHGRIDPDALARGFARRFTPWRGYGAGAQRLLFGFQSGADWRIEALQMFAGTGSYGNGAAMRVAPLGAYFADDLEAVKENAILSAQPTHAHPEGIAGAIAVAVAAALAYRVGEGESISSERFLQLIAENVPNGETCSGIKQSVNIPNSRCPTVVARQLGSGYKISAADTVPFALWCAARHLGDYEEAFWATVSGLGDMDTTCAIAGGIVALSARLRGVPAAWISARESLPADFMGDISGADTSRR; this is encoded by the coding sequence ATGAACCCGGTAGAACGCATGCAGTTGTCCTTAACTGGGCTTTCTGTCGCCGACGCGCTTGGACAAACATTTTTTGGCGCTGGTGCTGGTCTAGAAAGCCGCATCGAACAGCGTCTAATTCCCCCAGCGCCTTGGCAATACACCGACGATACAGAGATGGCACTCTCTATCGTAGAGACGCTTTATTGTCACGGGCGCATCGATCCCGATGCGCTAGCGAGGGGATTTGCCAGACGCTTCACTCCTTGGCGCGGCTATGGTGCAGGGGCGCAGAGGCTGTTATTCGGGTTTCAATCGGGAGCAGACTGGCGAATTGAAGCCTTGCAGATGTTCGCTGGAACTGGCTCGTATGGCAATGGGGCGGCGATGCGAGTAGCACCCTTGGGCGCTTATTTTGCCGACGATTTAGAAGCTGTTAAAGAAAATGCAATTTTATCGGCCCAGCCCACACACGCCCATCCAGAGGGGATTGCAGGAGCGATCGCTGTTGCTGTTGCGGCTGCACTTGCCTATCGTGTTGGTGAAGGTGAATCTATATCTTCAGAGAGATTTCTCCAACTTATTGCCGAAAACGTCCCGAATGGGGAAACTTGTAGCGGCATTAAACAGTCCGTAAACATACCTAACAGCCGTTGTCCAACAGTAGTAGCGAGACAGCTAGGTTCGGGTTACAAAATTTCAGCGGCTGATACCGTACCTTTTGCGTTGTGGTGCGCTGCACGTCATCTGGGTGACTACGAGGAAGCTTTCTGGGCAACAGTAAGCGGTTTGGGCGACATGGATACAACATGCGCGATCGCGGGCGGTATCGTCGCACTTTCGGCTCGCCTTCGGGGAGTACCCGCAGCTTGGATTTCGGCGCGAGAATCTTTACCTGCCGATTTTATGGGCGATATTTCAGGGGCTGACACAAGCCGACGCTGA
- a CDS encoding chromophore lyase CpcT/CpeT → MTHSTDIATLARWMAADFSNQEQAFENPPLYAHIRVCMRPLPMEVLSGVSFIVEQAYDYMLNNPYRVRVLKLIETSSHIEIENYTIKQEEQFYGASRDPKRLQALKADQLEKLPGCNMIVEWEGNSFKGHVQPGKACMVFRKGKNTYLDSSFEIDEEKFISIDRGRDPETDEHIWGSLAGPFYFVRWASFADEVKV, encoded by the coding sequence ATGACGCATTCTACTGATATCGCCACTTTAGCTCGTTGGATGGCAGCAGATTTCAGCAACCAGGAACAAGCTTTTGAAAATCCTCCCTTGTACGCGCATATTCGCGTCTGTATGCGTCCCCTACCTATGGAAGTTCTGTCGGGTGTAAGTTTCATAGTCGAACAAGCTTACGATTACATGCTCAACAACCCTTACCGAGTGCGAGTTTTAAAGTTGATTGAGACAAGTTCGCACATAGAAATCGAAAACTATACCATCAAGCAAGAAGAACAGTTCTACGGCGCATCTCGCGACCCGAAACGTCTGCAAGCCCTAAAAGCAGATCAACTGGAGAAACTACCAGGCTGCAACATGATCGTCGAGTGGGAGGGTAACAGCTTCAAAGGACACGTTCAACCCGGTAAGGCTTGTATGGTGTTTCGCAAAGGCAAAAATACATATCTTGACAGCAGCTTTGAGATTGATGAGGAAAAATTTATTAGTATTGACCGGGGACGCGATCCGGAAACCGACGAACATATCTGGGGTTCGTTGGCTGGCCCATTCTACTTTGTGCGCTGGGCAAGCTTTGCCGATGAAGTAAAGGTTTAA
- a CDS encoding NAD-dependent epimerase/dehydratase family protein, giving the protein MKVLVIGGDGYCGWATALYLSNQGYEVGILDSLVRRHWDLELGAETLTPIAPIQQRIQRWRDLTGKSIDLFVGDITNYDFLRKALHAFEPEAIVHFGEQRSAPFSMIDRDRAVLTQVNNVVGTLNLLYAMKEDFPDAHLVKLGTMGEYGTPNIDIEEGYITIEHNGRKDTLPYPKQPGSFYHCSKVHDSTNIHFACRMWGLRATDLNQGVVYGVLTDETGMDELLINRLDYDGVFGTALNRFCIQAAIGHPLTVYGKGGQTRGFLDIRDTVRCMELAIANPAAPGEFRVFNQFTELFSVGDLAMMVKKAANAMGLNVEINHLENPRIEKEEHYFNAKNTKLLDLGLQPHYLSDSLLDSLLNFAIKYQQRVDKNQILPKVSWHRK; this is encoded by the coding sequence ATGAAAGTCCTGGTTATTGGCGGTGATGGCTATTGCGGTTGGGCAACCGCACTCTATCTTTCCAATCAAGGGTACGAAGTCGGCATCTTAGATAGCCTGGTACGGCGTCACTGGGATTTGGAACTGGGCGCTGAAACCCTAACGCCGATTGCACCAATTCAACAACGCATCCAGCGCTGGCGCGATCTCACGGGGAAATCGATTGACCTGTTTGTTGGGGATATCACAAATTACGATTTTCTCCGCAAGGCGCTGCATGCGTTTGAACCAGAGGCGATCGTCCATTTTGGCGAACAGCGTTCGGCACCATTCTCGATGATTGACCGCGATCGCGCGGTTTTGACTCAAGTCAATAATGTGGTGGGTACGCTGAATCTACTTTACGCCATGAAGGAAGATTTCCCAGATGCCCACCTAGTCAAGCTGGGGACGATGGGCGAATACGGTACCCCCAATATTGATATTGAGGAAGGCTACATCACCATCGAACACAATGGACGCAAAGATACTCTGCCTTATCCCAAACAACCGGGCAGTTTTTACCATTGTTCAAAAGTCCACGACAGCACTAATATCCACTTTGCTTGTCGGATGTGGGGTTTACGCGCAACAGACTTAAATCAGGGTGTCGTTTACGGCGTGCTGACTGACGAAACTGGGATGGACGAGTTATTGATTAACCGTCTGGACTACGATGGAGTGTTTGGCACGGCGCTAAATCGCTTCTGCATTCAGGCAGCAATAGGACATCCTCTGACTGTGTATGGTAAGGGCGGACAGACGAGGGGCTTTTTGGATATTCGGGATACAGTGCGATGCATGGAATTAGCGATCGCCAACCCCGCAGCCCCTGGCGAGTTCCGCGTCTTCAACCAATTCACCGAATTGTTTAGCGTCGGCGACTTAGCCATGATGGTTAAAAAAGCTGCTAACGCTATGGGATTGAATGTGGAAATCAATCACTTAGAAAACCCCAGAATTGAGAAGGAAGAACACTACTTCAACGCCAAAAACACGAAACTGCTTGACCTCGGTTTGCAGCCGCACTATTTATCTGATTCGCTTTTAGATTCTCTACTGAACTTCGCCATCAAATACCAGCAACGAGTAGATAAAAATCAGATTCTACCCAAAGTTTCTTGGCATCGAAAGTAG
- a CDS encoding DUF4291 domain-containing protein encodes MSLNTEPYLTQISKWPETGRHILAQFDDTSIVVYQAYRPAIGRFAASHNYFGGEFSLNRMSWIKPNFLWMMYRSGWGTKEGQEVTLAVRLKRSAFDEILSAAVHSSFLPDFYPSEKEWQQAVEQSSVRLQWDPDHHPSGAKLERRAIQLGLRGDVLRHYAQDWIVNIEDISEFVRQQQEFVKAGDWSKLLTPCEEVYPVSNSDIAKRLGLSAAY; translated from the coding sequence ATGTCGTTGAATACAGAACCATACTTAACCCAAATCAGCAAATGGCCAGAAACTGGTCGTCATATTTTGGCACAGTTTGACGACACTTCTATTGTCGTTTACCAAGCCTATCGTCCAGCAATCGGTCGCTTTGCAGCATCACATAACTATTTTGGTGGCGAATTTAGTCTTAACCGAATGAGTTGGATTAAACCCAACTTTCTCTGGATGATGTATCGTTCCGGTTGGGGTACTAAAGAAGGGCAAGAAGTGACACTTGCTGTAAGGCTAAAACGCTCGGCTTTCGATGAAATTTTGTCAGCAGCGGTACATTCTAGTTTTTTACCAGATTTTTATCCAAGTGAAAAAGAATGGCAACAAGCTGTTGAACAATCTTCAGTGCGGCTGCAATGGGACCCAGATCATCACCCAAGCGGCGCGAAACTTGAGCGACGTGCCATTCAATTAGGATTGCGCGGTGATGTATTGCGCCATTACGCGCAAGATTGGATTGTAAATATCGAAGATATTTCTGAATTCGTGCGACAGCAGCAGGAATTCGTTAAAGCTGGTGACTGGTCAAAATTGCTAACACCATGCGAGGAAGTGTATCCCGTCAGTAATTCTGACATTGCCAAGAGGTTAGGATTATCAGCCGCTTACTAA
- a CDS encoding glycosyltransferase translates to MRIALFTETFLPKVDGIVTRLRHTVEHLQRNGDQVLIFSPDYGLREYKGARVYGVPGMPLPWYPELKMGFPRPAIGHELEQFQPDIIHVVNPAILGLGGIYYAKAMHVPLVASYHTHLPQYLHHYGWGILEGFLWELLKSAHNQAELNLCTSTAMVQELTNHGIERVDLWQRGVDTETFHPSLASEEMRSRLSQGHPKSPLLLYIGRLGAEKEIERIKPVLEAIPDARLALVGDGPNRLALEQHFAGTPTNFVGYLGGKELASAYASADAFIFPSRTETLGLVLLEAMAAGCPVVAARSGGIPDIVTDGANGYLFDPTDEQGAIAATVRLLSHQNERESLRQNARREAERWGWAAATRQLQNYYKSVVGARSLYRAA, encoded by the coding sequence ATGCGAATCGCTCTTTTCACTGAAACATTTTTGCCCAAGGTTGACGGAATTGTAACGCGCCTGCGCCACACTGTTGAACATCTACAGCGCAATGGCGACCAAGTGTTGATTTTTTCTCCTGATTACGGACTGCGCGAGTATAAGGGAGCTAGAGTTTACGGCGTTCCTGGTATGCCTTTGCCTTGGTATCCAGAGTTAAAAATGGGTTTTCCCCGCCCAGCAATCGGACATGAATTAGAACAATTTCAGCCTGATATTATTCATGTCGTCAACCCAGCTATCTTGGGATTGGGTGGAATATATTATGCCAAAGCAATGCATGTTCCTCTTGTAGCTTCTTACCACACTCATTTACCGCAGTATCTACACCACTACGGTTGGGGTATTTTGGAAGGTTTCCTCTGGGAATTACTAAAATCTGCTCACAATCAAGCGGAATTAAATTTGTGTACTTCAACTGCTATGGTGCAGGAGCTAACTAATCATGGCATTGAAAGAGTAGATTTGTGGCAGCGGGGGGTAGACACGGAAACGTTTCATCCCAGCTTGGCTAGCGAGGAAATGCGATCGCGCCTCTCTCAAGGACATCCAAAAAGTCCCCTTCTACTCTATATCGGTCGCCTTGGCGCTGAGAAAGAAATTGAGCGCATTAAGCCAGTTTTAGAAGCTATTCCCGATGCTCGTTTAGCTTTAGTAGGAGATGGCCCTAATCGATTAGCCTTAGAACAACATTTTGCTGGTACTCCCACTAATTTTGTTGGCTATCTTGGAGGTAAAGAACTTGCCTCTGCTTATGCTTCCGCTGATGCTTTTATCTTCCCTTCTAGAACAGAAACGCTGGGATTGGTGTTGTTAGAAGCGATGGCTGCGGGTTGTCCTGTGGTGGCGGCGCGTTCTGGTGGAATTCCTGATATCGTCACAGATGGAGCGAACGGCTATTTGTTCGATCCAACTGATGAACAAGGAGCGATCGCTGCCACAGTCCGCCTCTTATCTCACCAAAATGAACGCGAAAGTTTGCGCCAAAACGCTAGGCGCGAAGCCGAACGCTGGGGTTGGGCTGCTGCTACTCGCCAGCTACAAAATTACTATAAATCAGTAGTAGGTGCGCGATCGCTCTATCGCGCAGCCTAA
- a CDS encoding glycosyltransferase family 2 protein yields MAKWQLKTPVALMIFNRPETTERVFEAIREAKPPILLVVADGPRADRPGEAEKCAATRAIIDRVDWKCEVLKNYSDVNMGCDNRIPDGLNWVFSIVEQAIILEDDCLPHPTFFRYCEELLERYRDDERVMNISGQNVQFGQSRTKYSYFFSRYTLCWGWASWRRAWQHYDGELKVWPEVRDADLLKNILADPYAVKVWKRTIQLAYDGYLSAWDFRWMFTCWVQNGLSVAPDVNLVSNIGHGMDATHTVDTSSPYSNMSLSAVECPLKHPPLVVRNLAADRFTQRTIFDYDANFFKKVERKLKKFAGLAIAFLSKLFQKPPTIDSKSMQGVKPC; encoded by the coding sequence ATGGCTAAATGGCAGTTGAAAACCCCTGTTGCCTTGATGATATTCAATCGCCCCGAGACAACAGAAAGGGTGTTTGAGGCAATTCGCGAAGCAAAACCACCAATACTTTTAGTAGTTGCCGATGGCCCGCGTGCAGACCGACCAGGTGAAGCGGAAAAGTGCGCTGCTACCCGTGCAATTATCGACCGTGTAGATTGGAAGTGCGAAGTATTAAAGAATTACTCCGACGTGAATATGGGATGCGATAACCGCATCCCCGATGGATTAAATTGGGTATTCAGCATAGTTGAGCAAGCCATTATCCTGGAAGATGACTGCCTGCCCCATCCGACCTTTTTCCGCTACTGTGAAGAATTGCTCGAACGCTATCGAGACGATGAACGAGTAATGAATATATCTGGGCAAAACGTCCAGTTTGGGCAAAGCAGAACTAAATATAGCTACTTCTTCTCGCGCTATACCCTTTGCTGGGGATGGGCAAGTTGGAGAAGGGCATGGCAGCATTATGATGGTGAACTCAAGGTCTGGCCAGAAGTAAGAGACGCAGATTTGCTCAAGAATATACTTGCAGACCCTTATGCGGTGAAAGTTTGGAAGCGGACTATTCAGCTTGCTTATGACGGATATTTAAGTGCTTGGGATTTTAGATGGATGTTTACCTGCTGGGTGCAGAATGGTTTGTCTGTTGCTCCGGATGTAAACTTAGTTTCTAATATTGGGCATGGTATGGACGCAACCCATACCGTTGATACAAGTAGCCCCTATAGCAATATGAGTTTATCTGCTGTGGAATGTCCGTTGAAGCATCCACCATTAGTAGTTCGCAATTTGGCAGCAGATAGGTTTACTCAGAGGACTATATTTGATTACGATGCCAACTTCTTTAAAAAGGTTGAAAGGAAATTAAAGAAATTCGCGGGTTTGGCGATCGCGTTTTTGTCTAAATTATTCCAAAAGCCACCAACAATTGATAGCAAGTCGATGCAAGGCGTCAAACCTTGTTAA